One Sporomusaceae bacterium DNA segment encodes these proteins:
- a CDS encoding sigma 54-interacting transcriptional regulator, protein MLPNAPHLGPAETIRDAARLLNRYKVSAAPVLDDGGAMRGIVTATDIIGAMVDGVPLEQSVGAVMTRAVVSVREDCPLEEARKVPFYCLPVVDAAGGYVGMITGRDFLQACSTELQRAKDEVRALIGSAHDGIVVVDSYGTVTAFNEAAAALIGTPAGEALGRPINEVIPNSGLRRVLETGQAERDCQLVHGGRTIFSNRSPILEGRKVVGALAILQDTSEFRSAVTQLLDAQHHVEDLKAVFENARYGIIVVNRNGIILRVNKSYEDIFNVVRDEVVGRPVTEVIENTRLDVVARTGIPELGEIQMVKGRQTIVNRVPVFKNGKLAGAVGEILFKDISEVSYLLQRLQQLEQQVSRYRTELDELRADRNVAIHSFDNIVGSSRLMTKTKISALRAAQADSNVLLLGESGTGKELFAHAIHNASKRKGAPFITVNCAALPAELLESELFGYEEGAFTGAKRGGKKGKFELADRGTLFLDEIGDMPLVMQAKILRVLDDGKVDRIGGSEAVACDVRIIAATNKPLTLMVQQQAFREDLYYRLNVFRVRIPPLRERREDVGELVRTLTPEISRLSGRAAMMFAPETMALLREYGWPGNVRQLINLLKQLAAAVDSPEILPRHLLDTDAATALAGESAGEGGERERIAEALRLSKGNKALAAKLSGLHRSTLYEKLKKYNL, encoded by the coding sequence ATGCTCCCCAACGCCCCGCATCTCGGGCCTGCGGAAACGATCAGAGACGCCGCCCGCCTTTTGAACAGATACAAGGTCAGCGCCGCCCCGGTGCTGGACGACGGGGGGGCAATGCGCGGCATCGTGACGGCGACCGATATCATCGGCGCGATGGTGGACGGGGTGCCGCTGGAGCAGTCTGTCGGTGCTGTTATGACCAGAGCGGTTGTCAGCGTCCGCGAGGACTGTCCCTTGGAAGAGGCCCGGAAGGTGCCGTTCTACTGCCTGCCGGTGGTGGACGCCGCCGGCGGCTACGTCGGGATGATCACCGGCCGGGATTTCCTCCAGGCCTGTTCGACCGAGCTGCAGCGCGCCAAGGACGAGGTGCGCGCGCTGATCGGCTCGGCCCACGACGGCATTGTGGTGGTGGATTCTTACGGCACGGTGACCGCTTTTAACGAGGCGGCGGCGGCGCTGATCGGCACGCCTGCCGGCGAGGCGCTCGGTCGGCCGATCAACGAGGTTATCCCCAACTCCGGCCTGCGAAGGGTGCTGGAGACGGGGCAGGCGGAACGGGACTGCCAGCTGGTGCACGGCGGGCGGACGATATTCTCGAACCGTTCGCCGATTCTGGAGGGCCGCAAGGTGGTTGGGGCGCTGGCGATCCTGCAGGATACGTCGGAATTCCGCAGCGCCGTAACCCAGTTGCTCGACGCCCAGCATCACGTCGAGGATCTGAAGGCGGTGTTCGAGAACGCCCGCTACGGCATTATCGTGGTGAACAGGAACGGCATCATCCTGCGGGTGAATAAGTCGTACGAGGATATTTTCAATGTTGTCCGCGACGAGGTCGTCGGCCGGCCGGTGACGGAGGTGATCGAGAATACCCGTCTGGATGTCGTGGCCCGGACGGGTATCCCCGAGTTGGGCGAAATCCAGATGGTCAAGGGCCGCCAGACGATCGTCAACCGTGTCCCGGTGTTCAAGAACGGCAAGCTGGCCGGCGCGGTCGGCGAGATTCTGTTCAAGGATATCAGCGAGGTGAGCTATTTGCTCCAGCGCCTGCAGCAGCTCGAGCAGCAGGTGTCGCGGTACCGGACGGAGCTGGACGAGCTGCGCGCCGACCGGAACGTGGCGATCCATAGTTTCGACAATATTGTGGGCAGTTCGCGGTTGATGACCAAGACGAAGATTTCCGCCCTACGGGCGGCGCAGGCGGACAGCAACGTGCTGCTGCTGGGGGAGAGCGGCACCGGCAAGGAGCTGTTCGCCCACGCCATCCATAACGCAAGTAAGCGCAAGGGGGCTCCGTTCATCACCGTCAACTGCGCCGCGCTGCCGGCCGAGCTTCTGGAGTCGGAGCTGTTCGGCTATGAGGAGGGCGCATTCACGGGCGCGAAAAGGGGCGGCAAGAAGGGCAAGTTCGAGCTGGCCGACAGGGGGACGCTGTTTCTGGATGAGATCGGCGATATGCCGCTGGTCATGCAGGCGAAGATTCTCCGCGTGCTCGACGACGGCAAGGTGGACCGCATCGGCGGCAGCGAGGCGGTAGCTTGCGATGTGAGGATTATCGCGGCGACGAATAAACCGCTGACGCTGATGGTCCAGCAGCAGGCCTTCCGCGAGGATTTATACTACCGGCTGAATGTTTTTCGCGTCCGTATCCCGCCGCTCAGAGAGCGGCGCGAGGATGTCGGGGAGCTCGTCCGGACGCTGACGCCGGAGATTTCCCGGCTGTCCGGCCGGGCAGCGATGATGTTCGCCCCGGAGACGATGGCGCTGCTGAGGGAGTACGGCTGGCCGGGCAATGTCCGCCAGCTCATAAATCTGCTGAAGCAGCTGGCGGCGGCGGTGGACAGCCCGGAGATCCTGCCCAGGCATCTGCTGGATACCGACGCGGCGACCGCCCTGGCCGGCGAAAGCGCCGGCGAGGGCGGCGAACGGGAGCGGATCGCGGAGGCCTTAAGGCTGAGCAAGGGTAACAAGGCTTTGGCCGCCAAGCTGTCGGGGCTGCACCGCTCAACGCTGTACGAAAAGCTGAAGAAGTATAATTTGTAG
- a CDS encoding glycosyl hydrolase — protein MLTKKTLLALCLFAALILPVFSATAAPAVIVNGYQDEAGRRFPEDDVKTIVAGGDGHDIYTDHATGFSLRYPAHMAVDWSLSAVRTVFADDTTRIEIYRDDFRGTAATAADYIQYGNKFVKASPHHTVLADQWLQAGGRQVHLLAWTRPPLARVPGDKNHYASLEIVASNNEVYTIFIKSAAPITSVADILAGFSLVDRRGVPRNYKRFAPSRTPMNAETAAFQSRYFGDSAPLAWGIFEPSAPQTLGPLATIEKRLDFTFPVLLHYQMFDERFPTWGLDNAYRSGKYVELTLQTTFSGQVNALWATENRNAGMVYAVLDGQYDDYFAAYADNLKAFGHPVLFRLNNEMNGDWCWYSAFYTGKDTDLYQALWRYIHDLFVARGVDNVLWVWNPHDVSLPAFKWNSYLAYYPGDAYVDVIGLTGYNNGTYFPGERWREFSEIYPALHDEYANHFDKPFMITEFASNSVGGDKVAWIHGMFDGIKKLDRLKVAVWWSGVDFDQNGQPGRIYLINENEAILDAFKARLKEYKK, from the coding sequence ATGCTCACGAAGAAAACGCTGCTCGCCCTCTGCCTGTTCGCCGCCCTCATCCTGCCAGTCTTCTCCGCCACCGCCGCCCCGGCCGTCATCGTCAACGGCTACCAGGACGAAGCCGGTCGCCGCTTCCCTGAAGACGACGTCAAAACCATCGTCGCCGGCGGCGACGGCCACGACATCTACACCGACCACGCCACTGGCTTCAGCCTCCGCTACCCCGCCCACATGGCCGTCGACTGGTCGCTGTCCGCCGTCCGCACCGTATTCGCCGACGACACCACCCGCATCGAAATCTACCGCGACGACTTCCGCGGCACCGCCGCCACCGCCGCCGACTACATCCAATACGGCAACAAATTCGTCAAAGCCTCCCCCCACCACACCGTCCTCGCCGACCAATGGCTGCAGGCGGGCGGGCGACAAGTCCACCTCCTCGCCTGGACGCGGCCGCCGCTGGCCCGCGTGCCTGGCGACAAAAACCACTACGCCTCGCTCGAAATCGTCGCCAGCAACAACGAAGTATACACCATCTTCATTAAATCCGCCGCCCCCATAACAAGCGTCGCCGACATCCTCGCCGGGTTCTCCCTCGTCGATCGCCGGGGCGTCCCCCGCAACTACAAGCGCTTCGCCCCCTCCCGCACTCCCATGAACGCCGAGACCGCCGCCTTCCAAAGCCGCTACTTCGGCGATAGCGCCCCCCTCGCCTGGGGCATTTTCGAACCTTCCGCCCCCCAGACCCTCGGCCCGCTGGCGACAATCGAAAAGCGCCTCGACTTCACCTTCCCCGTCCTGCTCCACTACCAGATGTTCGACGAGCGTTTCCCCACCTGGGGCCTCGACAACGCCTACCGCAGCGGCAAATATGTCGAGCTCACCCTCCAGACCACCTTCTCCGGCCAGGTCAACGCCCTGTGGGCCACCGAAAACCGCAACGCCGGCATGGTATACGCCGTCCTCGACGGCCAGTACGACGACTACTTCGCCGCCTACGCCGACAACCTCAAAGCCTTCGGCCACCCTGTCCTCTTCCGTCTCAACAACGAAATGAACGGCGACTGGTGCTGGTACTCCGCCTTCTATACCGGCAAAGACACCGACCTCTACCAGGCGCTGTGGCGTTACATCCACGACCTCTTCGTCGCCCGCGGCGTCGACAACGTCCTCTGGGTCTGGAACCCCCACGACGTCTCCCTGCCAGCCTTCAAGTGGAACAGCTACCTTGCCTACTACCCCGGCGACGCCTACGTCGACGTCATCGGCCTCACCGGCTACAACAACGGCACCTACTTCCCCGGCGAACGCTGGCGGGAGTTTTCCGAGATCTACCCCGCCCTCCACGACGAGTACGCCAACCACTTCGACAAGCCCTTCATGATAACCGAATTCGCCTCCAATTCCGTTGGCGGCGACAAAGTCGCCTGGATCCACGGCATGTTCGACGGCATAAAGAAGCTCGACCGCCTCAAAGTAGCCGTCTGGTGGAGCGGCGTCGACTTCGACCAGAACGGCCAGCCGGGGCGGATCTACCTTATCAACGAAAACGAGGCAATCCTCGACGCCTTTAAGGCCAGACTCAAAGAATACAAAAAATAA
- a CDS encoding Nramp family divalent metal transporter produces the protein MKEEEVAAGLPLDLPGLDGDKIRAKAKGLMKYLGPAFVVSVAYMDPGNFGTNISGGSHFGYNLLWVILWSNVMAIFIQILSAKLGIATGGNLPDHCGRVFSRPVNWGLWSVATVAAMATDLAEFLGGVLGFHLLLRIPLGWAAVLTVVVTYIICHLEKYGHRTVEKVITAMVAVISIAYVWELFIARPDWREAGYHLAVPMLTPDSVLVAVGMLGATVMPHVIYLHSYLVQPRRNCDLPDCRHHLKMAKIDVFIAMNMAFVVNAAMVIVSAAVFNANGYEIDSIEGAYQTLGPLMGEFAAAAFGAALLASGLSSATVGTMAGQVILGGFVGLDIPINLRRLITMMPGFIIILMGVNPIIALVLSQVALSFALPAAVIPLMLITARRDIMGEFANSRLTTMAGWIIVSLIVALNSALLYLLLTGQV, from the coding sequence TTGAAGGAAGAAGAAGTCGCGGCAGGATTACCGCTTGACTTGCCCGGCCTCGACGGCGATAAAATCAGGGCCAAGGCCAAAGGCCTGATGAAATACCTCGGTCCCGCCTTCGTAGTCAGCGTAGCCTACATGGATCCCGGCAATTTCGGCACAAACATCAGCGGCGGCTCCCACTTCGGCTACAACCTGCTCTGGGTTATCCTCTGGAGCAACGTCATGGCCATATTCATCCAGATCCTGTCCGCCAAGCTCGGCATCGCCACCGGCGGCAACCTTCCCGACCACTGCGGGCGGGTTTTCAGCCGGCCGGTCAACTGGGGGCTCTGGTCGGTAGCCACGGTGGCAGCCATGGCCACCGACCTCGCCGAATTCCTCGGCGGCGTGCTCGGGTTTCACCTGCTGCTCAGGATACCGCTCGGCTGGGCCGCCGTCCTCACCGTCGTCGTCACCTACATCATCTGTCACCTGGAAAAATACGGCCACCGGACGGTCGAAAAAGTCATCACCGCTATGGTCGCGGTCATCAGCATCGCCTACGTCTGGGAGCTGTTCATCGCCAGACCCGACTGGCGCGAAGCCGGCTACCACCTCGCCGTCCCCATGCTCACCCCCGACAGCGTCCTCGTCGCCGTTGGCATGCTCGGCGCCACCGTCATGCCCCACGTCATCTACCTTCACTCCTACCTCGTGCAGCCCCGGCGCAACTGTGACCTCCCCGACTGCCGCCACCACCTCAAAATGGCCAAGATCGACGTCTTCATCGCCATGAACATGGCCTTTGTGGTTAACGCCGCCATGGTCATCGTCTCGGCCGCCGTCTTCAACGCCAACGGCTATGAAATCGACAGCATCGAAGGCGCCTATCAGACCCTTGGGCCGCTGATGGGCGAATTCGCCGCCGCCGCCTTCGGCGCCGCCCTGCTCGCCTCCGGCCTCTCCTCGGCCACTGTCGGCACAATGGCCGGCCAGGTAATCCTCGGCGGCTTCGTTGGCCTCGACATCCCCATCAACCTCCGCCGGCTCATCACCATGATGCCCGGGTTCATCATCATCCTTATGGGCGTCAACCCCATCATTGCCCTCGTCCTCAGCCAGGTCGCCCTCAGCTTCGCCCTGCCGGCGGCCGTCATCCCCCTCATGCTCATCACCGCCCGGCGCGACATAATGGGCGAGTTCGCCAACAGCCGCCTCACCACCATGGCCGGCTGGATCATCGTCAGCCTCATTGTCGCCCTCAACAGCGCCCTCCTCTACCTTCTCCTCACCGGGCAGGTATAG
- a CDS encoding TMEM165/GDT1 family protein produces the protein MTAYIASMLFVVLAEMGDKTQLLAMAFAARYPWRTVMWGVFAATILNHLFAVIVGSYLTSIVPLSYIQIAAAASFVIFGLWTIRGDSLDGEDKKTGRSPFWTVAIAFFFAEMGDKTQLATVALAAQYGTIVPVWLGTTTGMLIADAIGIIFGIVMGKKIPERTVKWVAALIFIAFGLAGLYEALPASILTAPVLAVTGVSLAAAMYLVSRWGGGGADTEKTAAATKK, from the coding sequence ATGACAGCTTACATCGCCTCAATGCTCTTCGTAGTTCTCGCCGAGATGGGCGACAAAACCCAGCTCCTCGCCATGGCCTTCGCCGCCCGGTACCCTTGGCGGACGGTCATGTGGGGCGTATTCGCCGCCACCATCCTCAACCACCTGTTCGCCGTTATCGTCGGCAGCTACCTCACCAGCATCGTTCCTCTCAGCTATATCCAGATCGCCGCCGCCGCCTCGTTCGTCATCTTCGGCCTGTGGACCATTCGCGGCGACTCGCTTGACGGCGAAGACAAAAAAACCGGCCGCAGCCCCTTCTGGACGGTTGCCATCGCCTTCTTCTTCGCCGAGATGGGCGACAAAACCCAGCTCGCCACCGTTGCCCTCGCCGCCCAGTACGGCACCATCGTCCCGGTATGGCTGGGCACCACCACCGGCATGCTTATCGCCGACGCCATCGGTATCATCTTCGGCATCGTTATGGGCAAAAAGATCCCTGAGCGCACCGTCAAATGGGTCGCCGCCCTCATCTTCATCGCCTTCGGCCTCGCCGGCCTGTACGAGGCCCTGCCGGCCAGCATCCTCACCGCTCCCGTCCTCGCCGTCACCGGGGTATCGCTGGCCGCGGCGATGTACCTCGTCTCCCGCTGGGGAGGAGGCGGCGCCGACACAGAGAAAACAGCCGCTGCAACCAAGAAATAA
- a CDS encoding ATP-binding protein, translating to MRRQMDEFLFRMANKTEYLPLALDNTAAIARMLGFSAEDAEKIRLGVEEALAYVVRYGYLPGELAWFDVVYETVPLGLQITIREKGVPLDEQRVEEEQAGGPDRALDGPGLGLRVLKSSVDSVTFRNLGKSGQEIRLVKYFPETCESGGDEEAAAAPARGEATANEYIVRPLAPEEAVEVAKCAYSSYGYSYGNEHIYYPERVRELNRTGKLLSYVAVTTGEESEIIGHAALEIGDDRHGVEMGAAFVKPAFRGNGCLLKVSEALIEAARTADMDSLFIAAVTAHPMSQKTACRMGFKETALLVSRVTLETMRGIKEEPIQRESLLIFTRYLKGGPGDAVLYPPTRHREMIARIYGRSGTARTLAAAGKGGARGRALVETSTDNYQAAHIYVLRYGADVREQVAAALRTLCVNRVETIYLYLSLTDPETARQTAKFEERGFFFGGVFPGRGGRDWLVLQYLNNQRLDYGQLRTATAAGLEIVEYVRACDPNQ from the coding sequence ATGAGGCGTCAGATGGACGAATTTTTATTCCGGATGGCGAACAAAACGGAGTATTTGCCGCTAGCGCTGGACAATACGGCGGCCATTGCTCGGATGCTGGGGTTTAGCGCGGAGGATGCGGAGAAGATCAGGCTGGGGGTCGAGGAGGCGCTGGCGTATGTCGTCAGGTACGGTTATCTGCCTGGGGAGCTGGCGTGGTTCGATGTCGTGTATGAAACGGTCCCGCTCGGCCTGCAGATTACGATCAGGGAAAAAGGGGTGCCGCTCGACGAGCAACGGGTCGAGGAGGAGCAGGCGGGCGGGCCGGACAGGGCGCTCGACGGGCCGGGTCTCGGCCTGCGGGTGCTGAAAAGCAGCGTCGACAGTGTGACGTTCCGTAATCTGGGGAAGAGTGGCCAGGAGATCCGGCTGGTGAAGTATTTCCCCGAGACGTGCGAGTCGGGCGGCGACGAGGAGGCGGCGGCCGCGCCCGCCCGGGGCGAGGCAACAGCGAACGAATACATCGTCCGTCCGCTGGCCCCCGAGGAAGCGGTGGAGGTAGCGAAGTGCGCCTACAGTTCGTACGGCTATTCGTACGGCAACGAGCATATTTACTACCCCGAGCGGGTACGTGAGCTTAACCGGACAGGCAAGCTGCTGTCTTATGTGGCTGTGACCACTGGAGAGGAGTCGGAGATTATCGGCCACGCAGCGCTGGAGATCGGCGATGATCGTCACGGGGTGGAGATGGGGGCGGCGTTCGTAAAGCCGGCCTTCCGCGGCAACGGCTGCCTGCTGAAGGTTAGTGAGGCGCTTATTGAGGCGGCCCGGACGGCGGACATGGACAGCCTGTTCATCGCGGCGGTCACCGCCCACCCGATGTCGCAGAAGACGGCCTGCCGGATGGGGTTCAAGGAGACGGCCCTGCTGGTGTCGCGCGTGACGCTGGAGACAATGCGGGGCATCAAGGAGGAACCTATCCAGCGGGAAAGCCTGCTGATTTTTACGCGGTATCTTAAGGGGGGGCCGGGGGATGCCGTGCTGTATCCGCCGACCCGCCACCGCGAGATGATCGCGCGGATTTACGGCCGCAGCGGGACGGCGCGGACGCTGGCTGCGGCGGGGAAGGGCGGTGCGCGCGGCCGGGCGCTGGTGGAAACGTCGACCGACAATTATCAGGCCGCCCACATTTATGTGCTCCGCTATGGGGCGGACGTAAGGGAACAGGTTGCGGCGGCGCTCCGCACGCTGTGCGTCAACAGGGTGGAGACGATCTACCTGTACCTGAGCCTTACCGATCCGGAGACGGCCAGGCAGACGGCGAAGTTCGAGGAGCGCGGCTTTTTCTTCGGCGGGGTTTTCCCCGGACGGGGCGGCCGGGACTGGCTGGTGCTGCAGTATCTGAACAATCAGCGGCTGGACTATGGCCAGCTCCGCACCGCCACGGCGGCCGGCCTGGAGATCGTCGAGTATGTGCGGGCGTGCGACCCTAATCAGTGA
- a CDS encoding M20/M25/M40 family metallo-hydrolase, with translation MTEIGEKIKNLAIGLAKIPSIVGTKGEITIAETIYEYFRKLDYFRRHPDRLRLLPVRGDRLGRQTVAAVIRGGNCAAPRHLLCLGHIDTVGTDDYAELRQYATDPEALRAKLPAVKFAAETLAEITSPEWLLGRGILDMKTGVAALMVMMEEFSLRAGELTGNLVFLGVPDEEGNSAGMLSAVQDLAEMLGEEGGEFIAAIDTDYTTGRYPGDTGRYVYIGTTGKLLPCFYLYGEETHVGEAFNGLDANLLASEVLYQMDLSTDLCDIADGEVTLPPVSLSQRDLKAEYSAQTANAVNLYFNYATHSSQPDEVLAKCKQKAIKSFENVIKRLNEEYEKYCALSAIPFRRLPWEVNVLTYEELYHNVKREIGGELDRIIEQLSEKLRAQNVDEREFSLAIVQEVHSRYSDKNSKIIVYFAPPYYPHIYVKDDDKKGKALLDAVTKAVGDASARYDYDIVTKKFYPYISDLSYCGIADDRSVARLTGNMPAWGRRYTLPVKAIKAISMPVVNIGPYGKDAHKLSERVCTRYSFDAMPAILGDTIANLLIDKSGKKCEEERK, from the coding sequence GTGACTGAAATCGGGGAGAAGATAAAAAACCTTGCCATCGGGCTCGCGAAAATCCCCAGCATCGTCGGCACCAAAGGGGAAATAACCATTGCGGAAACGATTTACGAATACTTCCGCAAGCTGGACTACTTCCGGCGTCATCCCGATCGGCTCCGTCTGCTGCCGGTGAGAGGCGACCGCCTCGGCAGGCAGACCGTCGCCGCCGTCATCCGCGGGGGAAATTGCGCCGCGCCCCGGCATCTCCTCTGTCTCGGCCACATCGACACCGTCGGCACCGACGACTACGCCGAGCTCCGCCAGTACGCCACCGACCCCGAAGCGCTCAGGGCCAAGCTGCCGGCCGTCAAATTCGCCGCAGAAACACTTGCCGAGATAACCTCCCCCGAGTGGCTCCTCGGCCGGGGCATCCTCGACATGAAGACCGGGGTCGCCGCCCTCATGGTCATGATGGAGGAATTCTCCCTCCGGGCGGGCGAGCTGACAGGCAACCTCGTCTTCCTCGGCGTCCCCGACGAAGAGGGCAACTCCGCCGGCATGCTCTCCGCAGTGCAGGATCTGGCCGAAATGCTCGGCGAAGAAGGCGGGGAATTCATCGCCGCCATCGACACCGACTACACCACCGGGCGCTATCCCGGCGACACCGGCCGCTACGTCTACATCGGCACCACCGGCAAGCTGCTGCCCTGCTTCTATCTCTACGGCGAAGAGACTCACGTCGGCGAGGCCTTCAACGGTCTCGACGCCAACCTCCTGGCCTCGGAAGTGCTCTACCAGATGGACCTCAGCACCGACCTGTGCGACATCGCCGACGGCGAGGTCACCCTGCCGCCGGTCAGCCTCTCCCAGCGCGACCTCAAGGCCGAATACTCGGCGCAGACGGCCAACGCGGTCAATCTCTACTTCAACTACGCCACCCACAGCAGCCAGCCGGACGAAGTTCTCGCGAAGTGCAAGCAAAAAGCGATCAAATCCTTTGAAAACGTCATAAAGCGGCTCAACGAAGAATACGAGAAATACTGCGCCCTGAGCGCCATCCCGTTCCGGCGGTTGCCGTGGGAGGTGAACGTCCTCACCTACGAAGAGCTCTACCATAACGTGAAGCGGGAAATCGGCGGTGAGCTCGACCGGATAATAGAACAACTCAGCGAAAAACTGCGGGCCCAAAACGTGGACGAGCGCGAGTTTTCCCTGGCCATCGTCCAGGAAGTCCACAGCCGGTATTCGGACAAAAACTCGAAGATAATCGTCTATTTCGCCCCGCCCTATTATCCGCACATCTACGTCAAAGACGACGACAAAAAGGGCAAAGCTCTCCTCGACGCCGTGACCAAAGCGGTCGGCGACGCCAGCGCCCGCTACGACTACGACATCGTCACCAAGAAATTTTACCCCTACATCTCCGACCTCAGCTACTGCGGCATCGCCGACGACCGGAGCGTCGCCAGGCTGACCGGCAACATGCCGGCCTGGGGCAGACGGTACACCCTGCCGGTGAAAGCCATCAAGGCCATCAGCATGCCGGTGGTCAACATCGGCCCTTACGGCAAAGACGCCCACAAACTGTCGGAGCGGGTGTGCACGCGCTACTCCTTCGACGCCATGCCGGCCATCCTCGGCGACACCATCGCTAATCTCCTGATCGACAAGAGCGGGAAAAAATGTGAGGAGGAAAGAAAATGA
- a CDS encoding aldo/keto reductase, translating to MVSALGFGCMRLPVIGNDPTNIDEDKALGMLRYAIDAGVNYVDTAYPYHGTGFTQGGASELFVAKALKDGYRQKVNVATKLPSWLVKTRADMDRYLDEQLARLETDVIDFYLVHNLNKGVWPILKAAGIDEFLGQAIKDGRIRYAGFSFHDQVGLFKEIVDYYDWSFCQIQYNYLDENYQAGREGLEYAARKGLGVAIMEPLRGGNLVRLPAAAQAVFDRAEVKRTPAEWALSWVLNHPEVSVVLSGMTTIEQVAENIRVARQAAANSLTAQEIALVGEVKQLFTERIKVNCTACGYCLPCPAGIHIPTCLAIYNDYYVFDGTPEAKQRYGIITNFAAPASKCVECGKCESHCPQGLEIRKELKNIKALFE from the coding sequence ATGGTTTCTGCCTTGGGGTTCGGCTGCATGAGGCTGCCGGTTATCGGCAACGACCCGACCAACATCGACGAGGACAAGGCGCTCGGCATGCTCCGATATGCCATCGATGCCGGCGTAAACTATGTCGACACCGCATATCCGTACCACGGCACAGGCTTTACCCAGGGCGGGGCCAGCGAACTTTTTGTCGCCAAAGCGCTGAAAGACGGCTACCGGCAGAAAGTCAACGTCGCCACGAAACTGCCGAGCTGGCTGGTGAAAACCAGAGCCGATATGGACCGGTACCTGGATGAACAGCTGGCGCGCCTGGAAACGGATGTAATCGACTTTTACCTGGTACATAATCTGAATAAAGGGGTCTGGCCAATACTAAAAGCCGCCGGCATTGACGAATTCTTGGGGCAGGCGATTAAAGACGGGAGAATCAGATATGCCGGATTTTCCTTCCACGATCAGGTCGGGCTGTTCAAGGAAATTGTCGACTATTACGATTGGTCTTTCTGTCAAATCCAGTACAATTATCTGGACGAAAACTATCAGGCCGGCAGAGAAGGACTGGAGTACGCGGCCCGAAAAGGGTTGGGCGTCGCCATCATGGAGCCCCTGAGAGGCGGCAATCTGGTCAGGCTGCCCGCGGCTGCGCAGGCTGTTTTCGACCGCGCCGAAGTCAAAAGAACACCGGCGGAATGGGCTCTCAGTTGGGTATTGAACCACCCGGAAGTTTCCGTGGTATTGAGCGGGATGACTACCATCGAGCAGGTTGCCGAAAACATAAGAGTGGCCCGGCAAGCCGCGGCGAACTCTCTGACGGCGCAAGAAATTGCGCTGGTCGGTGAAGTCAAACAGCTATTTACAGAAAGAATAAAGGTCAATTGCACCGCATGCGGCTATTGCCTGCCGTGTCCGGCCGGGATCCATATTCCTACCTGTTTGGCGATATACAACGATTACTACGTTTTTGACGGCACTCCCGAAGCCAAACAACGGTATGGGATCATAACGAATTTTGCCGCCCCCGCCTCCAAATGCGTGGAGTGCGGCAAATGCGAAAGCCATTGTCCGCAGGGACTGGAAATTCGTAAAGAATTGAAAAATATCAAGGCGCTGTTTGAGTAA
- a CDS encoding NAD(P)H-binding protein, producing the protein MKVVIFGATGMVGRGVLRECLLDSQVEAVLAVGRSATGLRNEKLQEIVHKDLQNLPAIEGSLPGYDVCFFCLGVSSVGMKEEEYRRVTYSLTLAVAQTLVKLNPNMTFIYVSGSGTDSTEQGRVMWARVKGKTENALLSMPFKAAYMFRPAYIQPRHGIVSKTKLYRVLYIGLGILDPVWKTLFPQYVTTTEILGRAMIKVAKEGAPTPIIESKDIGAFGGA; encoded by the coding sequence ATGAAGGTCGTTATTTTCGGAGCAACGGGGATGGTCGGCAGAGGTGTCCTGCGGGAGTGCCTGCTTGATTCCCAAGTTGAAGCCGTTCTTGCGGTCGGGCGCAGTGCGACCGGTCTCCGGAATGAAAAGCTGCAGGAGATCGTGCACAAAGACTTGCAGAACTTGCCTGCGATCGAGGGTAGTCTACCGGGCTATGACGTGTGCTTTTTCTGCCTCGGCGTAAGTTCGGTAGGCATGAAGGAAGAGGAATATCGGCGGGTGACCTATAGTCTCACGCTGGCGGTGGCGCAGACCCTGGTTAAACTTAACCCTAATATGACTTTCATCTATGTATCGGGATCAGGTACCGACAGCACCGAACAGGGACGCGTCATGTGGGCGAGAGTGAAGGGCAAAACGGAAAATGCGCTGCTGAGCATGCCGTTCAAGGCCGCCTATATGTTTCGCCCGGCATACATCCAGCCGCGCCATGGAATCGTCTCGAAAACGAAGTTATACCGGGTGCTGTATATCGGCTTGGGTATTCTCGATCCTGTATGGAAGACGCTTTTTCCGCAGTATGTCACAACGACGGAAATATTGGGGCGGGCAATGATCAAAGTAGCGAAGGAAGGCGCTCCCACCCCGATCATTGAGAGTAAGGACATCGGCGCGTTCGGTGGGGCGTAA
- a CDS encoding metalloregulator ArsR/SmtB family transcription factor, with protein MAKVFKALSHPNRLELYLKIAKAHEASFETGCECFVTDIIDSLKIGAPTISHHIKELANADLISTEKKGKYLICKVNEELVEEVSQLLALQHK; from the coding sequence ATGGCAAAGGTATTCAAGGCTCTCTCGCATCCGAACAGACTGGAACTATACTTAAAAATCGCCAAGGCGCACGAAGCCAGCTTTGAAACCGGCTGCGAATGCTTTGTCACCGATATCATCGACTCTTTGAAGATCGGCGCTCCGACCATTTCCCACCATATCAAGGAGCTGGCCAATGCCGACTTGATCAGTACGGAAAAGAAAGGCAAATATTTAATCTGTAAGGTAAACGAAGAACTGGTTGAAGAAGTTAGTCAACTGTTGGCACTGCAGCATAAATAA